Genomic segment of Chitinophaga varians:
TGCTCCACATCGTCTTCTACGCAAAAATCGGCTCCGAAAAACAACAATTCGATATCAACGATGTTATCAACGGCGTATGCGATAAACTCATCACCAGACATCCCCATATCTACGGCGATGTAAAGGTACAGGATGAAGAGGAAGTGAAACTGAACTGGGAAAAAATCAAACTGAAAGAAGGTAAAAAATCTGTCCTCAGCGGCGTGCCCGTTTCCCTGCCAGCTCTCGTAAAAGCCATGCGCCTGCAGGAAAAAGCGAAACAGACCGGCTTCGAATGGGACAACACCAGCCAGGTGTGGGATAAAGTAAAGGAAGAAGTGAATGAACTGGAAGAAGTGGCCAATACCGGCGACCAGGACGCCATAGAAGCGGAATTCGGCGATGTCATGTTCTCGTTGGTCAACTACTCCCGTTTCCTCAATATCGACGCGGAGAACGCCCTGGAACGCACCAACAAAAAATTCCAGCGCCGCTTTCAGCACATGGAAGCCCTCGCGCTCGAACAGGGCCGCCGCCTCAACGATATGGACCTAACGGAGATGGACACACTCTGGAATAAAGCGAAAGAAGCAGGCATGTAACCACATCCCCTGCTGATAATCCAATACCCAAATCAAATAATCAAATACTTTTGATTGATATAAAAGAAATACGTCTTTTTTTCCTCCGGCACGGATATCTTCTGATCGTTGCAGCATGGCTGTTCACCTTCGCCTTCCTGTTCAGCAACTATTGGGCATATTATTCTTCCCCGCAGGGCGTGAAAAGAAGTCTCGAGAAAAGCCTGCATCAACGGGAACAGTCATTTGATAAACTACTGAAAGACACTGCTGTGGTCA
This window contains:
- the mazG gene encoding nucleoside triphosphate pyrophosphohydrolase codes for the protein MEKTATFDRLLQIMDDLREKCPWDRKQTIQTLRQLTIEETYELADAITEEDWKSIREELGDILLHIVFYAKIGSEKQQFDINDVINGVCDKLITRHPHIYGDVKVQDEEEVKLNWEKIKLKEGKKSVLSGVPVSLPALVKAMRLQEKAKQTGFEWDNTSQVWDKVKEEVNELEEVANTGDQDAIEAEFGDVMFSLVNYSRFLNIDAENALERTNKKFQRRFQHMEALALEQGRRLNDMDLTEMDTLWNKAKEAGM